The Candidatus Binatia bacterium genome segment GACGCAGGACACGGAAATCGCCGGCAAGACCATCAAGAAGGGCGAGAAGGTCCTGATGCTCTATCCCTCGGCGAACCGTGATGCGGCCCAATTCGACCGCCCCGATGAGCTCGACATCGAGCGGAACCCGCAGCACCTCGCCTTCGGGATCGGCAACCACTTCTGCCTCGGTGCGAACCTGGCCCGGATGGAGCTCCGCGTCGCCTTCGCCGAACTCCTCAAGCGGACCCCGGACATGAACTATGCGAACGCCGGCCCGGTCATGGCGCCTTCGGCCCTGGTCCGGAGCTTCCAGCACATGGAAGTGATCTTTACGCCCGAGGCCGCCAAAGCCGCCGGGGCGGGCGCCGAGGCCTGACCCTGCAGCGTCTGGGGGCCCAGGGCCCCCATGGACTACCCCACTTGCCATAGCTCCGCGCTCGGCCAATCCTGGTCCCCAGACGCCCCGTGAGGGGTGTCTGGGGGGATTGATTGGAAACGATAGTCGAGGCAGAGACGGCGCAGGGTGCCACGAATACGTTATGGAGGGCCGGGGCTCGGTCCCCCGCAAGACGTGTTCTGCCCTCTAGGGCAGAGGCCCGACCGATGGTCTACGGGATCTGCGTGGTCTGCCACCAGAAGACCCCAATGGCTCTTCTCGCCGCCATCCCAGAGACGAGTCTGTGTCTGCCCTGCGCTCGCAAGGAACAGCGCTGGGCCGCGGCGTGAGCCGTCCCGTCCGCTTGGCGGCTCTCCGAAGCTAAGGAAGTGTCGCGAAGCTAAGGTCCGAAGCTAAGGCGGCGGACCCGTCGAGCGCCGGATCTCCAGGCGGGGATCGAACCGGACCGTGCGAAGCGCGGGAGCCGTTGTCTCGCCTCGGGTGGTCATGAGGAGGAGGTCCACCGCGGCAGCTCCCATCTCGTCCAGAGGTGAGACGACGGTGGTGAGCCCGGAGCGTCGGTCCCCCCGGTCGTCCCCGCCCACGAGGCTGATCCGGCCGGGTACGTCGATGCCCCCGTCCCGGAGGCCCGAGAGGAGGCCTGGTGCGAGCTCTCCTTCGAAGGCGATTGCGGCTGTCGCTCCGCTTCTGAGTAAGGCGTTCGTGAGCCCGTGACCATCGGCGAAGCTGGCCCCGCCGGCCTCCAGAGCGACGACCGAAGGGCCGCCCCCCGGCCGGCTCAGAGCCGTGTCCCGCTCCCGCTCAACCTCGGAGTCGTTCGATGGGGCGACCCAGGCGACGCGGTCATGTCCCAGTTCTCGCAGGTGCTCTATGGCGCGAAGGACCCGCACCCGCTCGTTGGCCAATACGGTCGGCAGGGGTCGGACGCGTCTGCGGGCGAGTACCACGGCCGCCGTTTCCGCGAGGACCGCGCACTCGCGGTCCAAGAGCGCGGGGGCGCACAGGAGGAGTCCGTCGGTCCGCTGCGCCATCTCCGCGACGAGCGGCCGCACTTCGGCGGGAGAGTGGACCCAGTCCGCCACGGCCAGTGAGAACCCCTCCGTCTGGGCGCGGCGCATGGCCGCTTGTACGAAGTGCGCCTCGCCGGGGTGGGTGAGATCGGGGACGACGATTCCGAGGAGGCCGGTCGACCCGCGGGCGAGGCTCCGGGCGGCCGGGTTCGGACGGTAGCGCGCGTCTCGAGCGGCGTTCAGTACCCGCTCTCGCGTAGTCGAGCGCACGCCGCCGGCCCCCGAGAACACCCGGGAGACCGTCGCGGTCGAAACACCGGCTGCCTTGGCGACCTGGCGAATCGTGGCCCCCGGAGACCGTCGCCTGCGGTGCCCGGTGCGTTTCGGACCGGCGGCTGAGTCGGCTCCCATTGCAGCATCCATTCTGGCGCGAGTTCCACTAGATGTAAACGTTTACATCTAGAGATATACCGTACGCTCTCCATCGAGCTGCCAATAGAGCCGGCCGATCTTCCGACACAGAAAGCGCTTGAAGGGCGGCACCCGGATCGCCACCGCCCATCCCATCGGAGGAGTGAACTGATGAAATCGAACCTGATTTTGTGCGCCAAGACCGGCCTCACGGCCCTCGGCATCGTGTCGGTGGCCAGCCGCTCGTCTCGGCGGAATCTGGCTCGCCTTGCGCATCATCAGGGCCGTGATCACCGTGCCGATTGCGGAGGAGCTGGCCTTCCGAACCTATCTCGCTCGCCGGGTTCAGGATCGGCAGTTCTGGAACGGGCCTCTCGCACGCTTCTTGTGGCTTACGTGCTCGTCACCGGCGAGTGGTCTGCGATGACGTGACTTGCCGCCCCTCGACGTCCCTCGCGGCGTCATGCCGCCTCGAAAGATTGCCGACATTCCTTCGTCGCCGGTCCTCGTGAGAAATGCCTACCTGCGGCCATCCGTTGATGTCATGTCGCTTACGATGCACTAGAAGGAGTGTCGGGGCAGACAGGGGAGCGCGTGGTGGTCGTCGTTCCGGTGTTCGAGCGGCCGACGGCCGTCCTCGAAGCTCTGGATTCGGTCGCGGCGCAGAGCCGGCCGCCCGACGAGCTCGTGATCGTCGACGACGGCTCGACAGACGACACTGCCGAGCGCGTGGCGAGATGGCTCGAGACGACCACGGGGTCGTTTCCGACGCAGCTCGTCCGGCAGCCCAATCGGGGTGTCTCCGCGGCGCGGAACCGTGGGGTCGAAGCCGCCGGCTCTTCGGACTGGGTGGCCTGTCTCGACTCCGACGATCTCTGGCCCCGCGAGTACCTGAAGGCCCATCTCGACGTGCTCCGGACACGCCCGTCCGCGGTCGCGTCCTCGTCGGACAAGGAGAGCACGGACGTGCCGACCGGCCGGCGGCGCCGCGTTTCTCGAAGCTGGGTAGAGCGCGATGCGACGCGTGGCATCGCGCGGCGCGGCCCCCCCGGCGTCTCGAACACGCTACTGCACGCCGGCCATCTGGCTGCAGTGGGTGGATTTCCCGAGCACCTACGAACGGCTGAGGATCTCGACCTCATGCTGCGGCTCAGCCGCCGCGGGCCTTGGCTCTACGTTCCCGAGACGAGCGCGACCTACCGCCACCGTCTCGGGGAGGCCCGGAACGAGGCGCCGTCGCTCGGCCACGCGCACGGAGACCGGCGACGCACACGCGCTGAGGTGCTCGACGCGTTCCGCGAGGCCGTATCTTTGGAGGAGCCGACGCTCGCCCGGGAGGTTGGAGATCTCGCTGCACGGCAGTGGGCCCGGGCGGGTCGCCAGTTCGAGGCGGCCGGGCGATCCGAGGACGCGATCGATTGTTTCGATCGCGCACTCGCCGAGCGGCCGGTGGACCTCCGGTCACGTTGGTCCCGATCCCGACTCCGGTCTCGCCTCGGGCGCGGGCCTTCTTAGCTTGGGCTCGCGCCTTCGCGTTCGGCTCGGGTGGGGTCGTTCTTGGCCGGAGGCCGGGGTCTTTCGTTGGGCTCCGGCCCGGGTCGTTCTCATCCCGAGGACGGCCTCTCAGCGGAGGCCGTAGTCCTTCATCTTCTTCTGGAGCGCGACCCGAGAGAGGCTCATCGCCTTCGCTGCGCGGGTGATGTTCCCGCCCTGGGTCTCGAGCGTGCGGCGGATGAAGTCGGCTTCGAACGCGGAGCGCGCTTCGCGCAAGGACCCGAGGGAGCCCGCCGGGTGCGCAGCAGCCGAGGCCCCGGCGGCGGCCGGGATGGTGGGACTCGACGGCCGCGCGGCCAGCGGCGGGGCCGAGGTGCCGGCCGCGCCGGTCAGCTTCCCGGACATCTGCGCCGGCACGAGCGGATCGCCGCTTCGCGCGAGGGCGCAGGCCCGCTCGATCTCGTTCTGAAGCTCACGGACGTTGCCGGGCCAGTCGTGCCCTTCCAGGAGGGCGAGGGCCTCGGGCGAGATCCCCTCGATCCGCTTGTCGTATCGCTTGGCAACGCTCTCGATCATGCGCGCGGCGATCGGCCCAATGTCTTCGCGGCGTTCCCGGAGTGAGGGCAGCCGGATCGGGAAGGTCGAAAGACGGTAGAACAGATCCTCGCGGAAGTTCTGCTCGCCGACCTCTCGGTGAAGGTCGCGGTTCGTGGCGGAAATCACGCGCACGTCGATCTTGCGGGGCCGGTTGTCGCCGACCGGTGTGATTTCGCCCTCTTGCAGAACGCGCAGTAGCTTTGCCT includes the following:
- a CDS encoding LacI family DNA-binding transcriptional regulator, with product MGADSAAGPKRTGHRRRRSPGATIRQVAKAAGVSTATVSRVFSGAGGVRSTTRERVLNAARDARYRPNPAARSLARGSTGLLGIVVPDLTHPGEAHFVQAAMRRAQTEGFSLAVADWVHSPAEVRPLVAEMAQRTDGLLLCAPALLDRECAVLAETAAVVLARRRVRPLPTVLANERVRVLRAIEHLRELGHDRVAWVAPSNDSEVERERDTALSRPGGGPSVVALEAGGASFADGHGLTNALLRSGATAAIAFEGELAPGLLSGLRDGGIDVPGRISLVGGDDRGDRRSGLTTVVSPLDEMGAAAVDLLLMTTRGETTAPALRTVRFDPRLEIRRSTGPPP
- a CDS encoding glycosyltransferase family A protein; this translates as MSGQTGERVVVVVPVFERPTAVLEALDSVAAQSRPPDELVIVDDGSTDDTAERVARWLETTTGSFPTQLVRQPNRGVSAARNRGVEAAGSSDWVACLDSDDLWPREYLKAHLDVLRTRPSAVASSSDKESTDVPTGRRRRVSRSWVERDATRGIARRGPPGVSNTLLHAGHLAAVGGFPEHLRTAEDLDLMLRLSRRGPWLYVPETSATYRHRLGEARNEAPSLGHAHGDRRRTRAEVLDAFREAVSLEEPTLAREVGDLAARQWARAGRQFEAAGRSEDAIDCFDRALAERPVDLRSRWSRSRLRSRLGRGPS
- a CDS encoding CPBP family glutamic-type intramembrane protease; the encoded protein is MRIIRAVITVPIAEELAFRTYLARRVQDRQFWNGPLARFLWLTCSSPASGLR